The Thunnus thynnus chromosome 2, fThuThy2.1, whole genome shotgun sequence genome includes a region encoding these proteins:
- the cdca2 gene encoding cell division cycle-associated protein 2 isoform X3: protein MSTAEMNTAGTDGDQRLKVLPFSEEDSPPVVNDISAPLNFSELTPSQFGISVQSFTPISSNRKDKSRVAQIKGRRRSSVGVRGSPETNSLIRFMAQQRMKTPPSHRTPELVKSSPFLPRVASTLRQKMASFQSLMDVEETEVCDPMPRQDNSTGGCIKTRDYLSDGKNLDGGKENLPPMMTPTPSKRRRVGPLEGCKVEIREARTPILHLNFKEQEEDADPVTQTVTKGPLPSSETVEEAQAVLISPPVHVDFEPRVFPELQACSPTNNQQDSVFELQSPRRLPPDDLIAASPALPASPFHIPSLPSLLEMKPTGEDGSSVTSTVKKKKKQVRFGGPLSPEFFDKNLPPSTPLQKGGTPARALTPGGSLKLRSLLKTPQKGEPQTPQAQPDLSSPTVFGASPTLVMPCSYRMQSVGEDSEEKDGKIVFPSMEEIDSAGATDTGLMWDTQPLNLDTAFHEESLSQILTESVTKPSTNTQMDTLDEPVSLPGKERQLEADIEALALTRSSNRRKKQSGPKSESATEAPARSSSRKRKPEESEPVKRSTRSAAKSASGKMKMTATATRRFNKEVNRSLYGSREYASKNPTLSPITERLSFISQSPAAQLAATNSCTAPNQEPHLTLEVGESVTNDPMTEMAYDAQEISDITATNALETPPEASVTSPNSSKESTRVKGRRLSGPRVRGLKRRKVSVSDGDLLGKEPQDQTGEKRGEHCEDKTSTNLEASTETSLKQTVPEQEGVDTEELYVQTSADTPCTDSDGKSECHASLDAPTSACPPLCEESNSLSVPAESAQSKDKQTKGTQRGRRSSMYSSLLPEQGNHAVEQKGDEAASQQENNGSSADSQEEGEVANLDLAPWQADFNFEDVFKPVATRGQRSVRRSLRNKSNAENSTGLVWLPRTSPDSNKEAHRRTRSRRLCTALPVQPLLPEEIQHNAS, encoded by the exons ATGTCTACCGCAGAGATGAATACTGCTGGCACTGACGGAGACCAGAGGTTGAAAGTGTTGCCTTTCTCAGAAGAGGACTCCCCTCCTGTTGTAAATGACATTTCAGCCCCTCTGAATTTTTCCGAGCTCACACCTTCTCAGTTTGGCATCTCTGTCCAGAGTTTCACCCCAATATCATCAAACCGCAAAG ATAAGTCTCGTGTAGCACAAATAAAGGGGAGGCGGAGGTCCAGTGTTGGTGTGCGGGGCTCCCCAGAGACAAACTCCCTCATCCGCTTCATGGCACAACAGAGAATGAAGACTCCACCATCCCACCGAACTCCAGAG CTTGTCAAAAGTAGCCCCTTCCTTCCCCGGGTCGCTTCCACACTGAGGCAGAAGATGGCTTCCTTCCAGAGCCTGATGGATGTGGAGGAGACTGAGGTCTGTGATCCGATGCCAAGGCAGGACAACAGCACTGGAGGATGCATCAAGACAAGAGATTATCTGTCTG ATGGGAAAAACCTTGATGGAGGAAAAGAGAACCTCCCACCAATGATGACGCCCACGCCCAGCAAAAGGAGGCGCGTGGGCCCCCTCGAAGGCTGTAAGGTCGAGATTAGAGAGGCCAGAACTCCTATCCTCCACTTGAATTTCAAGGAGCAGGAG GAGGATGCAGACCCAGTGACACAAACTGTGACAAAAGGACCACTGCCATCAAGTGAGACTGTGGAAGAGGCCCAAGCTGTTCTTATTTCCCCACCCGTCCATGTTGACTTTGAGCCACGCGTGTTCCCTGAGCTTCAGGCCTGTTCACCTACCAACAACCAACAG GACAGCGTGTTTGAACTCCAAAGCCCCAGGCGACTACCGCCTGATGACCTTATAGCAGCATCACCAGCTCTGCCTGCCTCCCCATTCCACatcccctctctcccctctctgctGGAGATGAAGcccacag GAGAGGATGGTTCCTCTGTAACCTCcacagtaaagaagaagaagaagcaggtgCGTTTTGGAGGTCCACTCTCTCCGGAGTTCTTTGATAAAAACCTGCCTCCCAGTACCCCGTTACAGAAGGGGGGCACGCCGGCCAGAGCCCTCACGCCAGGTGGGAGCTTAAAGCTGCGTTCGCTGCTGAAGACACCACAGAAGGGTGAACCCCAGACCCCACAAGCTCAGCCAGACCTCAGCAGCCCCACTGTGTTTGGTGCCTCCCCTACGCTTGTGATGCCTTGCAGCTACAGAATGCAGTCTGTGGGAGAGGACAGTGAGGAGAAGGATGGAAAG ATTGTTTTCCCTTCAATGGAGGAGATTGACTCTGCAGGGGCGACTGATACAG GACTTATGTGGGACACCCAGCCGTTGAATTTAGACACTGCTTTCCACGAGGAGTCTCTTTCTCAGATTCTGACAG AGTCTGTGACTAAACCAAGCACAAACACCCAGATGGACACCCTGGATGAGCCTGTATCTTTGCCAGGGAAGGAGAGGCAACTTGAAGCGGATATTGAAGCTCTAGCCCTAACCAGATCTAGCAACCGAAGGAAAAAG CAGTCAGGACCAAAGAGTGAATCTGCCACTGAGGCTCCAGCTCGCTCCAGCAGTCGAAAGAGAAAG CCAGAGGAGAGTGAACCGGTGAAGAGGTCGACACGCTCTGCTGCCAAGTCGGCCTCTGGGAAGATGAAG ATGACTGCCACAGCAACACGTCGGTTCAACAAGGAGGTAAACCGCTCCCTATATGGCTCTCGGGAATATGCGTCCAAGAACCCAACCCTCAGCCCCATCACCGAGAGGCTGTCCTTCATCAGCCAGTCTCCAGCAGCACAGCTGGCTGCCACTAACAGCTGCACAG CCCCAAATCAGGAGCCACACCTGACTCTGGAAGTGGGAGAATCAGTCACCAATGACCCCATGACTGAAATGGCTTATGACGCTCAAGAGATAAGTGACATCACTGCGACAAACGCCTTAGAAACTCCTCCAGAAGCCTCAGTCACATCTCCCAACTCCAGTAAAGAAAGCACCAGAGTGAAGGGGAGGAGGCTGTCGGGGCCAAGGGTCAGAGGATTAAAGAGGAGGAAGGTCAGTGTTTCAGATGGTGACCTGCTCGGCAAGGAGCCTCAGGACCAGactggagagaagagaggcGAGCACTGTGAAGACAAAACCTCAACAAATCTAGAGGCGTCAACAGAAACCTCACTGAAACAAACGGTACCTGAACAGGAGGGAGTAGACACTGAAGAACTTTATGTCCAGACATCTGCTGACACACCCTGCACAGACTCAGATGGGAAATCAGAATGTCATGCTAGTCTAGATGCTCCCACCTCAGCCTGCCCACCTTTATGTGAAGAATCCAACAGTTTGAGTGTGCCAGCAGAGTCAGCACAGAGTAAAGACAAGCAGACCAAGGGTACACAAAGAGGCAGGAGGAGCTCTATGTACAGCTCACTCCTACCAGAGCAGGGGAATCATGCTGTGGAGCAGAAGGGAGATGAAGCGGCAAGCCAGCAGGAAAACAACGGGTCAAGCGCTGATAGCCAGGAAGAGGGGGAAGTAGCCAATTTGGACCTTGCCCCCTGGCAGGCTGACTTTAATTTTGAGGATGTGTTCAAACCTgtggccactagagggcagcgCTCAGTCCGGCGCAGTCTGAGGAACAAGAGCAATGCAGAGAACAGCACAGGTCTCGTCTGGCTGCCTCGGACGTCCCCTGACTCCAATAAAGAGGCCCACAGGAGGACCCGCAGCCGCCGACTTTGTACCGCCCTACCTGTCCAGCCTTTACTCCCAGAGGAGATTCAACACAACGCTTCATGA
- the cdca2 gene encoding cell division cycle-associated protein 2 isoform X4: MSTAEMNTAGTDGDQRLKVLPFSEEDSPPVVNDISAPLNFSELTPSQFGISVQSFTPISSNRKDKSRVAQIKGRRRSSVGVRGSPETNSLIRFMAQQRMKTPPSHRTPELVKSSPFLPRVASTLRQKMASFQSLMDVEETEVCDPMPRQDNSTGGCIKTRDYLSDGKNLDGGKENLPPMMTPTPSKRRRVGPLEGCKVEIREARTPILHLNFKEQEEDADPVTQTVTKGPLPSSETVEEAQAVLISPPVHVDFEPRVFPELQACSPTNNQQDSVFELQSPRRLPPDDLIAASPALPASPFHIPSLPSLLEMKPTGEDGSSVTSTVKKKKKQVRFGGPLSPEFFDKNLPPSTPLQKGGTPARALTPGGSLKLRSLLKTPQKGEPQTPQAQPDLSSPTVFGASPTLVMPCSYRMQSVGEDSEEKDGKIVFPSMEEIDSAGATDTGLMWDTQPLNLDTAFHEESLSQILTESVTKPSTNTQMDTLDEPVSLPGKERQLEADIEALALTRSSNRRKKSGPKSESATEAPARSSSRKRKPEESEPVKRSTRSAAKSASGKMKMTATATRRFNKEVNRSLYGSREYASKNPTLSPITERLSFISQSPAAQLAATNSCTAPNQEPHLTLEVGESVTNDPMTEMAYDAQEISDITATNALETPPEASVTSPNSSKESTRVKGRRLSGPRVRGLKRRKVSVSDGDLLGKEPQDQTGEKRGEHCEDKTSTNLEASTETSLKQTVPEQEGVDTEELYVQTSADTPCTDSDGKSECHASLDAPTSACPPLCEESNSLSVPAESAQSKDKQTKGTQRGRRSSMYSSLLPEQGNHAVEQKGDEAASQQENNGSSADSQEEGEVANLDLAPWQADFNFEDVFKPVATRGQRSVRRSLRNKSNAENSTGLVWLPRTSPDSNKEAHRRTRSRRLCTALPVQPLLPEEIQHNAS, from the exons ATGTCTACCGCAGAGATGAATACTGCTGGCACTGACGGAGACCAGAGGTTGAAAGTGTTGCCTTTCTCAGAAGAGGACTCCCCTCCTGTTGTAAATGACATTTCAGCCCCTCTGAATTTTTCCGAGCTCACACCTTCTCAGTTTGGCATCTCTGTCCAGAGTTTCACCCCAATATCATCAAACCGCAAAG ATAAGTCTCGTGTAGCACAAATAAAGGGGAGGCGGAGGTCCAGTGTTGGTGTGCGGGGCTCCCCAGAGACAAACTCCCTCATCCGCTTCATGGCACAACAGAGAATGAAGACTCCACCATCCCACCGAACTCCAGAG CTTGTCAAAAGTAGCCCCTTCCTTCCCCGGGTCGCTTCCACACTGAGGCAGAAGATGGCTTCCTTCCAGAGCCTGATGGATGTGGAGGAGACTGAGGTCTGTGATCCGATGCCAAGGCAGGACAACAGCACTGGAGGATGCATCAAGACAAGAGATTATCTGTCTG ATGGGAAAAACCTTGATGGAGGAAAAGAGAACCTCCCACCAATGATGACGCCCACGCCCAGCAAAAGGAGGCGCGTGGGCCCCCTCGAAGGCTGTAAGGTCGAGATTAGAGAGGCCAGAACTCCTATCCTCCACTTGAATTTCAAGGAGCAGGAG GAGGATGCAGACCCAGTGACACAAACTGTGACAAAAGGACCACTGCCATCAAGTGAGACTGTGGAAGAGGCCCAAGCTGTTCTTATTTCCCCACCCGTCCATGTTGACTTTGAGCCACGCGTGTTCCCTGAGCTTCAGGCCTGTTCACCTACCAACAACCAACAG GACAGCGTGTTTGAACTCCAAAGCCCCAGGCGACTACCGCCTGATGACCTTATAGCAGCATCACCAGCTCTGCCTGCCTCCCCATTCCACatcccctctctcccctctctgctGGAGATGAAGcccacag GAGAGGATGGTTCCTCTGTAACCTCcacagtaaagaagaagaagaagcaggtgCGTTTTGGAGGTCCACTCTCTCCGGAGTTCTTTGATAAAAACCTGCCTCCCAGTACCCCGTTACAGAAGGGGGGCACGCCGGCCAGAGCCCTCACGCCAGGTGGGAGCTTAAAGCTGCGTTCGCTGCTGAAGACACCACAGAAGGGTGAACCCCAGACCCCACAAGCTCAGCCAGACCTCAGCAGCCCCACTGTGTTTGGTGCCTCCCCTACGCTTGTGATGCCTTGCAGCTACAGAATGCAGTCTGTGGGAGAGGACAGTGAGGAGAAGGATGGAAAG ATTGTTTTCCCTTCAATGGAGGAGATTGACTCTGCAGGGGCGACTGATACAG GACTTATGTGGGACACCCAGCCGTTGAATTTAGACACTGCTTTCCACGAGGAGTCTCTTTCTCAGATTCTGACAG AGTCTGTGACTAAACCAAGCACAAACACCCAGATGGACACCCTGGATGAGCCTGTATCTTTGCCAGGGAAGGAGAGGCAACTTGAAGCGGATATTGAAGCTCTAGCCCTAACCAGATCTAGCAACCGAAGGAAAAAG TCAGGACCAAAGAGTGAATCTGCCACTGAGGCTCCAGCTCGCTCCAGCAGTCGAAAGAGAAAG CCAGAGGAGAGTGAACCGGTGAAGAGGTCGACACGCTCTGCTGCCAAGTCGGCCTCTGGGAAGATGAAG ATGACTGCCACAGCAACACGTCGGTTCAACAAGGAGGTAAACCGCTCCCTATATGGCTCTCGGGAATATGCGTCCAAGAACCCAACCCTCAGCCCCATCACCGAGAGGCTGTCCTTCATCAGCCAGTCTCCAGCAGCACAGCTGGCTGCCACTAACAGCTGCACAG CCCCAAATCAGGAGCCACACCTGACTCTGGAAGTGGGAGAATCAGTCACCAATGACCCCATGACTGAAATGGCTTATGACGCTCAAGAGATAAGTGACATCACTGCGACAAACGCCTTAGAAACTCCTCCAGAAGCCTCAGTCACATCTCCCAACTCCAGTAAAGAAAGCACCAGAGTGAAGGGGAGGAGGCTGTCGGGGCCAAGGGTCAGAGGATTAAAGAGGAGGAAGGTCAGTGTTTCAGATGGTGACCTGCTCGGCAAGGAGCCTCAGGACCAGactggagagaagagaggcGAGCACTGTGAAGACAAAACCTCAACAAATCTAGAGGCGTCAACAGAAACCTCACTGAAACAAACGGTACCTGAACAGGAGGGAGTAGACACTGAAGAACTTTATGTCCAGACATCTGCTGACACACCCTGCACAGACTCAGATGGGAAATCAGAATGTCATGCTAGTCTAGATGCTCCCACCTCAGCCTGCCCACCTTTATGTGAAGAATCCAACAGTTTGAGTGTGCCAGCAGAGTCAGCACAGAGTAAAGACAAGCAGACCAAGGGTACACAAAGAGGCAGGAGGAGCTCTATGTACAGCTCACTCCTACCAGAGCAGGGGAATCATGCTGTGGAGCAGAAGGGAGATGAAGCGGCAAGCCAGCAGGAAAACAACGGGTCAAGCGCTGATAGCCAGGAAGAGGGGGAAGTAGCCAATTTGGACCTTGCCCCCTGGCAGGCTGACTTTAATTTTGAGGATGTGTTCAAACCTgtggccactagagggcagcgCTCAGTCCGGCGCAGTCTGAGGAACAAGAGCAATGCAGAGAACAGCACAGGTCTCGTCTGGCTGCCTCGGACGTCCCCTGACTCCAATAAAGAGGCCCACAGGAGGACCCGCAGCCGCCGACTTTGTACCGCCCTACCTGTCCAGCCTTTACTCCCAGAGGAGATTCAACACAACGCTTCATGA
- the cdca2 gene encoding cell division cycle-associated protein 2 isoform X1, which produces MSTAEMNTAGTDGDQRLKVLPFSEEDSPPVVNDISAPLNFSELTPSQFGISVQSFTPISSNRKDKSRVAQIKGRRRSSVGVRGSPETNSLIRFMAQQRMKTPPSHRTPELVKSSPFLPRVASTLRQKMASFQSLMDVEETEVCDPMPRQDNSTGGCIKTRDYLSDGKNLDGGKENLPPMMTPTPSKRRRVGPLEGCKVEIREARTPILHLNFKEQEEDADPVTQTVTKGPLPSSETVEEAQAVLISPPVHVDFEPRVFPELQACSPTNNQQDSVFELQSPRRLPPDDLIAASPALPASPFHIPSLPSLLEMKPTGEDGSSVTSTVKKKKKQVRFGGPLSPEFFDKNLPPSTPLQKGGTPARALTPGGSLKLRSLLKTPQKGEPQTPQAQPDLSSPTVFGASPTLVMPCSYRMQSVGEDSEEKDGKIVFPSMEEIDSAGATDTGLMWDTQPLNLDTAFHEESLSQILTESVTKPSTNTQMDTLDEPVSLPGKERQLEADIEALALTRSSNRRKKQSGPKSESATEAPARSSSRKRKQPEESEPVKRSTRSAAKSASGKMKMTATATRRFNKEVNRSLYGSREYASKNPTLSPITERLSFISQSPAAQLAATNSCTAPNQEPHLTLEVGESVTNDPMTEMAYDAQEISDITATNALETPPEASVTSPNSSKESTRVKGRRLSGPRVRGLKRRKVSVSDGDLLGKEPQDQTGEKRGEHCEDKTSTNLEASTETSLKQTVPEQEGVDTEELYVQTSADTPCTDSDGKSECHASLDAPTSACPPLCEESNSLSVPAESAQSKDKQTKGTQRGRRSSMYSSLLPEQGNHAVEQKGDEAASQQENNGSSADSQEEGEVANLDLAPWQADFNFEDVFKPVATRGQRSVRRSLRNKSNAENSTGLVWLPRTSPDSNKEAHRRTRSRRLCTALPVQPLLPEEIQHNAS; this is translated from the exons ATGTCTACCGCAGAGATGAATACTGCTGGCACTGACGGAGACCAGAGGTTGAAAGTGTTGCCTTTCTCAGAAGAGGACTCCCCTCCTGTTGTAAATGACATTTCAGCCCCTCTGAATTTTTCCGAGCTCACACCTTCTCAGTTTGGCATCTCTGTCCAGAGTTTCACCCCAATATCATCAAACCGCAAAG ATAAGTCTCGTGTAGCACAAATAAAGGGGAGGCGGAGGTCCAGTGTTGGTGTGCGGGGCTCCCCAGAGACAAACTCCCTCATCCGCTTCATGGCACAACAGAGAATGAAGACTCCACCATCCCACCGAACTCCAGAG CTTGTCAAAAGTAGCCCCTTCCTTCCCCGGGTCGCTTCCACACTGAGGCAGAAGATGGCTTCCTTCCAGAGCCTGATGGATGTGGAGGAGACTGAGGTCTGTGATCCGATGCCAAGGCAGGACAACAGCACTGGAGGATGCATCAAGACAAGAGATTATCTGTCTG ATGGGAAAAACCTTGATGGAGGAAAAGAGAACCTCCCACCAATGATGACGCCCACGCCCAGCAAAAGGAGGCGCGTGGGCCCCCTCGAAGGCTGTAAGGTCGAGATTAGAGAGGCCAGAACTCCTATCCTCCACTTGAATTTCAAGGAGCAGGAG GAGGATGCAGACCCAGTGACACAAACTGTGACAAAAGGACCACTGCCATCAAGTGAGACTGTGGAAGAGGCCCAAGCTGTTCTTATTTCCCCACCCGTCCATGTTGACTTTGAGCCACGCGTGTTCCCTGAGCTTCAGGCCTGTTCACCTACCAACAACCAACAG GACAGCGTGTTTGAACTCCAAAGCCCCAGGCGACTACCGCCTGATGACCTTATAGCAGCATCACCAGCTCTGCCTGCCTCCCCATTCCACatcccctctctcccctctctgctGGAGATGAAGcccacag GAGAGGATGGTTCCTCTGTAACCTCcacagtaaagaagaagaagaagcaggtgCGTTTTGGAGGTCCACTCTCTCCGGAGTTCTTTGATAAAAACCTGCCTCCCAGTACCCCGTTACAGAAGGGGGGCACGCCGGCCAGAGCCCTCACGCCAGGTGGGAGCTTAAAGCTGCGTTCGCTGCTGAAGACACCACAGAAGGGTGAACCCCAGACCCCACAAGCTCAGCCAGACCTCAGCAGCCCCACTGTGTTTGGTGCCTCCCCTACGCTTGTGATGCCTTGCAGCTACAGAATGCAGTCTGTGGGAGAGGACAGTGAGGAGAAGGATGGAAAG ATTGTTTTCCCTTCAATGGAGGAGATTGACTCTGCAGGGGCGACTGATACAG GACTTATGTGGGACACCCAGCCGTTGAATTTAGACACTGCTTTCCACGAGGAGTCTCTTTCTCAGATTCTGACAG AGTCTGTGACTAAACCAAGCACAAACACCCAGATGGACACCCTGGATGAGCCTGTATCTTTGCCAGGGAAGGAGAGGCAACTTGAAGCGGATATTGAAGCTCTAGCCCTAACCAGATCTAGCAACCGAAGGAAAAAG CAGTCAGGACCAAAGAGTGAATCTGCCACTGAGGCTCCAGCTCGCTCCAGCAGTCGAAAGAGAAAG CAGCCAGAGGAGAGTGAACCGGTGAAGAGGTCGACACGCTCTGCTGCCAAGTCGGCCTCTGGGAAGATGAAG ATGACTGCCACAGCAACACGTCGGTTCAACAAGGAGGTAAACCGCTCCCTATATGGCTCTCGGGAATATGCGTCCAAGAACCCAACCCTCAGCCCCATCACCGAGAGGCTGTCCTTCATCAGCCAGTCTCCAGCAGCACAGCTGGCTGCCACTAACAGCTGCACAG CCCCAAATCAGGAGCCACACCTGACTCTGGAAGTGGGAGAATCAGTCACCAATGACCCCATGACTGAAATGGCTTATGACGCTCAAGAGATAAGTGACATCACTGCGACAAACGCCTTAGAAACTCCTCCAGAAGCCTCAGTCACATCTCCCAACTCCAGTAAAGAAAGCACCAGAGTGAAGGGGAGGAGGCTGTCGGGGCCAAGGGTCAGAGGATTAAAGAGGAGGAAGGTCAGTGTTTCAGATGGTGACCTGCTCGGCAAGGAGCCTCAGGACCAGactggagagaagagaggcGAGCACTGTGAAGACAAAACCTCAACAAATCTAGAGGCGTCAACAGAAACCTCACTGAAACAAACGGTACCTGAACAGGAGGGAGTAGACACTGAAGAACTTTATGTCCAGACATCTGCTGACACACCCTGCACAGACTCAGATGGGAAATCAGAATGTCATGCTAGTCTAGATGCTCCCACCTCAGCCTGCCCACCTTTATGTGAAGAATCCAACAGTTTGAGTGTGCCAGCAGAGTCAGCACAGAGTAAAGACAAGCAGACCAAGGGTACACAAAGAGGCAGGAGGAGCTCTATGTACAGCTCACTCCTACCAGAGCAGGGGAATCATGCTGTGGAGCAGAAGGGAGATGAAGCGGCAAGCCAGCAGGAAAACAACGGGTCAAGCGCTGATAGCCAGGAAGAGGGGGAAGTAGCCAATTTGGACCTTGCCCCCTGGCAGGCTGACTTTAATTTTGAGGATGTGTTCAAACCTgtggccactagagggcagcgCTCAGTCCGGCGCAGTCTGAGGAACAAGAGCAATGCAGAGAACAGCACAGGTCTCGTCTGGCTGCCTCGGACGTCCCCTGACTCCAATAAAGAGGCCCACAGGAGGACCCGCAGCCGCCGACTTTGTACCGCCCTACCTGTCCAGCCTTTACTCCCAGAGGAGATTCAACACAACGCTTCATGA